The following are from one region of the Sorghum bicolor cultivar BTx623 chromosome 2, Sorghum_bicolor_NCBIv3, whole genome shotgun sequence genome:
- the LOC8054412 gene encoding isoflavone 3'-hydroxylase codes for MEVYVAVLSFLVAASLYILLGRRRSSKMNGEHKPPSPPSIPVLGHLHLLRKPVHAALARLAARHGPEVLSLRLGSRDAVVVTSAARARECFTERDLCFATRPRFAALDLVTFGGTTLPTCAYGAYWRDLRRVATVHLLSARRVGRIMSGAIAAEVRAAVRRLHRAAAAAPAPGGAARVELKRRLFGLILGALMETIAGTTNNRTSTRDEDDDADADMTPEANEFKQTLDVMASLVGAANTWDYFPLLRRFDVFGVKRKIMAAVRRRDAFLQRLVDAERRRLELDDDGLREEESMIAVLLSLQKSEPEIYTDTVIMSLCSSMFSAGTETTATAAEWAMSLLLNHPEILRKAQAEIDASVGSSRLLSAADVPRLGYLQCVVTEALRLYPAVPLLVPHESTVDCSVGGHHVPRGTMLLVNAYAIHRDPAAWADPAAFRPERFEGGGGGAATPAAAAEALMIPFGLGRRKCPGETLALRTLGLVLGTLVQCFDWDRVGDDQVDMAEGAAGLMLPRAAPLEAMCRPRRAMLGVLQDL; via the exons ATGGAAGTCTACGTCGCCGTCCTCTCCTTCCTCGTCGCCGCGTCGCTCTACATCCTCCTTGGTCGCCGTCGCAGCAGCAAGATGAATGGCGAGCATAAACCGCCGAGCCCTCCTTCCATCCCGGTCCtcggccacctccacctcctccggAAGCCGGTCCACGCCGCGCTGGCGCGCCTCGCCGCGCGCCACGGCCCGGAGGTGCTCTCGCTCCGCCTGGGCTCTCGAGACGCCGTGGTGGTCACCTCCGCGGCGCGCGCCAGGGAGTGCTTCACCGAGCGCGACCTGTGCTTCGCGACCCGCCCGCGGTTCGCCGCGCTGGACCTCGTCACCTTCGGCGGCACCACGCTCCCGACGTGCGCGTACGGCGCCTACTGGCGCGACCTCCGGCGCGTGGCCACGGTGCACCTCCTGTCCGCGCGCCGCGTCGGCCGTATCATGTCCGGCGCCATCGCCGCCGAGGTGCGCGCGGCGGTGCGCAGGTTGCAccgtgccgccgccgcggcccccgCCCCCGGTGGCGCCGCCAGAGTGGAGCTCAAGCGGAGGCTGTTCGGCCTCATCCTCGGCGCCCTGATGGAGACCATCGCGGGGACGACCAACAACAGGACGTCGACGcgcgacgaggacgacgacgcgGACGCGGACATGACGCCGGAGGCCAACGAGTTCAagcagacgctcgacgtcatgGCGTCGTTGGTCGGCGCGGCCAACACGTGGGACTATTTCCCGTTGCTGCGGCGGTTCGATGTCTTCGGGGTGAAGAGAAAGATCATGGCCGCGGTGAGGAGAAGAGACGCGTTCCTGCAGAGGCTCGTCGACGCCGAGCGGCGGAGGCTTGAGCTTGACGACGACGGCCTCCGCGAGGAGGAGAGCATGATCGCCGTGCTGCTCTCGTTGCAGAAGTCAGAGCCGGAGATATACACCGACACCGTGATCATGTCTCTGTGCTCG AGCATGTTCAGTGCCGGAACGGAGACGACAGCGACGGCGGCGGAATGGGCCATGTCGCTGCTGCTGAACCACCCGGAGATCCTGAGGAAAGCGCAGGCGGAGATAGACGCCTCCGTGGGGAGCTCCCGGCTGCTCAGCGCCGCCGACGTGCCGCGCCTCGGGTACCTGCAGTGCGTCGTCACCGAGGCGCTCCGGCTGTACCCCGCCGTGCCGCTGCTGGTGCCGCACGAGTCCACCGTAGACTGCTCGGTCGGCGGCCACCACGTCCCGCGAGGGACGATGCTGCTCGTGAACGCCTACGCCATCCATAGGGACCCGGCGGCGTGGGCAGACCCGGCCGCGTTCAGGCCGGAGCGGTTCgagggcggcggaggcggagctgcgacgccggcggcggcggcagaggcGCTCATGATCCCGTTCGGGTTGGGAAGGCGCAAGTGCCCCGGCGAGACGCTCGCGCTGCGGACGCTGGGCTTGGTTCTGGGGACCCTCGTCCAGTGCTTCGACTGGGACAGGGTCGGCGACGACCAGGTTGACATGGCCGAAGGGGCTGCCGGGCTCATGCTGCCGAGGGCGGCTCCTCTTGAGGCCATGTGCAGGCCGCGACGCGCCATGCTTGGTGTCCTGCAGGACCTATGA
- the LOC8081811 gene encoding uncharacterized protein LOC8081811: protein MAAATALEGVSVTHRTLDVNGIKIHVAEAGSGTGTAVLFLHGFLELWHSWHHQLRSLSALGYRCLAPDLRGYGDSTAPPSPSSYTAFHLVGDVVALLDALALPRAYVVGQGWGALLAWHLATFRPDRVRALVTMSVAFMPRNPAVRPLELFRRLYGDGYYLLRLQEPGAMEAEFARMDTRFIFRKILTTRDTGAISLSPEWWGPQDQDIPLPPWLTEEYVDRLAAKFDETGFAGAMNFYRCLDLNWELTAPWTGAKVAVPTKYIAGEHAMSYNYTGVQEYIHKGGLKGDVPGLEEVAVIAGAAHFIHLEKPEEVTEHIYQFIKKF from the exons ATGGCCGCCGCGACGGCGTTGGAGGGCGTGAGCGTgacccaccggacgctggacgtGAACGGCATCAAGATCCACGTCGCCGAGGCCGGCTCCGGCACCGGCACGGCCGTGCTGTTCCTGCACGGCTTCCTGGAGCTGTGGCACTCGTGGCACCACCAGCTGCGGTCCCTGTCCGCGCTTGGCTACCGCTGCCTAGCCCCCGACCTCCGCGGCTACGGCGACTCCacggcgccgccgtcgccgtcctcCTACACGGCGTTCCACCTCGTGGGCGACGTGGTGGCGCTCCTCGACGCGCTCGCCCTGCCGCGGGCGTACGTCGTCGGCCAGGGCTGGGGCGCGCTCCTGGCGTGGCACCTCGCCACGTTCCGCCCCGACAGGGTGCGCGCGCTCGTCACCATGAGCGTCGCCTTCATGCCCCGCAACCCGGCCGTGCGGCCGCTGGAGCTGTTCCGCCGCCTCTACGGCGACGGCTACTACTTGCTCCGGCTGCAGGAGCCTGGCGCCATGGAGGCCGAGTTCGCGAGGATGGACACCCGGTTCATCTTCAGGAAGATCCTCACCACCCGCGACACCGGCGCCATCTCGCTGTCGCCGGAGTGGTGGGGGCCGCAGGACCAGGACATCCCGCTGCCGCCGTGGCTCACCGAGGAGTACGTCGACCGACTCGCCGCCAAGTTCGACGAGACCGGGTTCGCCGGCGCCATGAACTTCTACCGCTGCCTCGACCT GAATTGGGAGCTGACGGCGCCATGGACAGGGGCGAAGGTGGCCGTGCCGACCAAGTACATCGCCGGCGAGCATGCCATGTCGTACAACTACACGGGGGTGCAGGAGTACATACACAAGGGCGGGCTCAAGGGCGACGTGCCGGGGCTGGAGGAGGTGGCCGTCATCGCGGGCGCCGCGCACTTCATCCACCTCGAGAAGCCCGAGGAGGTCACCGAGCACATCTACCAATTCATCAAAAAGTTCTGA